From Strongyloides ratti genome assembly S_ratti_ED321, scaffold srae_chrx_scaffold0000002:
ATAAGTTTGTAAAAAcagtattttaaattaataaaaagaaaaaaattaagttggacaagtatttttaacataaatatagTGGTTTTGCTTCATCTTTATATGACTCTTTGGGGCAATATATACATTTGATTTTATTAGCCCTATTTGTGACTACCATTCTATCTAATGCATCTTTTGCAACAACATGTCCACAATTTAATCTTACTggtaaatttgaaaaatctGATGCTGATTTTAAGACAGGACAAACAAATACGGAATGTTGTGGTTCATCTTGATCTGCAGCATCAATTGGTAATTCGTTAGCCTCAGATATATTTCTACCTCTAGCTTTCATTAATTCTCTTGTATTCATAAAAGTAGGGAAAAGAGAAACACCTGTCTCAACgctaaagaaaaaaattactaaaataataaaaaaaatttttttttaatcttacaCTTTTTGTAATGGTTCTGGTAATCCAACAGCTACTTTGGCAAATCGACTTGCTAATTCCtgataaatttcttttgttttaaatgcttcccaatttttacaattaggATATGACATTATTTTTGTCATTAATTCTTTAACTTGATTTATTTCATCACTCTCTGATATGGCTGCTATTTCTTTTGTCAATTTTACAGCATCACTTTTTCTTCCTTGTTCAACATATTGAAGAGCTAAAAGAcgtttaaaatcttttattaattctttttcatcTTTATGCTTATGAAGAAGATAATTTAATGCATTTTCTATATCATATTGACAAATTTCATTTGCAATCGTTTCAACATGATACAATTCAGTATAATCTGGACCATCTGGATCAAGTTTTGTTTcctattgataataaataaagaaaaagtttaaaatttttttaatacctTTGTCAACAGTTCAGCAGCATCAATATCACCAATACTAAGTAAATGTTCATGAACTAATTGATTTacacattttaataaatcttcattatcatatatatcttcttgattattaattaaacCATTATAATCATCGATAAATTGTTTCTCAATAACTTTACCTAATTTAGAGAGATTTTGGTGCATATCTTTATGATCTTCAACTTGTCTATTTATTGCTCTTGTAATAATTTCAGAAAAAGAATCCAAACTATGTTTTAAAGAACTATCAACTTTATTTGTaccatttttttcattttttcttGTATTATCGTCAATCAAAACTTCCAAATTACTGATAAGGTTATTACTTACTTTCTTAAAATCATTTAGTGAATTTCTTAAACTATTTGTTTCATCATCTAagctttttaatatttgttcaACTTCTATTTTAACACCAAACATAACTATAAATGAAAACAAATTGTGTGATATACTAGTAATATTAACTAAtattagttataaaataaatataaaacaaactTCTCTTATGACATTCTGACATACAACACCAATTTCATTTATACATTCGTTGTAAGatttatttatgaaattttttatttatcttattaatattgattattctttaagaaaattaatatatcttaataataattataataaataacttttttttttatctctcttaaaattatttattaaaatattaacaacaaatgttttatataatactttatttttataataacgaataatatttacaataaaaaaaagtagtttttaaagatattatttatcaaactttaatatttggtaattctttttttcatattaaattGGTTTTTcgtttttttgataattaatcGTTATCGTGATTTCAGAATGATCTCAGATGTCTATAAAATAATCTGGAGTCCATTTGAAATCACAATACCAAGTAACTATCTATAAACAtgttcattaaatatataaatatcctttaaattctaaaagatttataataattatggGTAAGAAGAACTGTAAAAAGAGACTactaatataaatgaatcaTTTGCTAGTGAGGTTGATGAATAATGGGGGGAGgagtattataaattatattataaaactaGTGCTTAAAGTTGTTGAATGAAGAGGATAACATACaccttttaaattattacatataaacaataaatgcatctatctcttttttttcaacttttGAAGCCGCAGATGATATTGAAAAACAAagataaatttgttttagtAATCAAATAGTTCACATTTGCATCATTCAAACCAAggttgtaaaaaaatatttttgacagaatgtaatttgaaaattttataagtataTTATAACTGAAATCAATTAATACTtctttgttaaattaaaattaataactaaGAAAatccaaattttttttttctaacaactattgttttttttattcttttatcttCCAACTAGACATTAAAAAcctaataaaattgttttcataaaatgttagataataattactaactttcttctttttaatacttaataactatttttcattcttttgatataataagttaaataataatactgcaaatatttcattttaataccattgtttctaatatttattttagatatattaaaattatgcTGCTAttcagaaaaaaatatataagattTCTAATAAAACTTACCATCTAATTTATagattgtttaaaaatatataacaggttaaaattatattttcttccATATTTATACTACTTAAAAGACCTTATCTAATGACTtacattttttctaatatataaTAGGTGGAACTTATATAATGTATACTAATgaatttaatcatttttttcttcataacGACTAATCACAACATTTATGAATGTATGTAacaaattgttattttaatataaatatgtcTAATAAATTAGAATAAAAGAAGTATGTATGTTCTTAGATGATACAGCcacaatatataaattgataatatcaaatgttattattaaaataaaatttaaatgatagtATAGAACAAAGACCTTGACAGAAAATCATTTCTCTATTTAATTTTGTCATTAATATCATAAGataatttcaattaattaaaaatatgattcacattaaattttattatatcctTTATTATAGGATATCAAATTTCAAAATGTTCCTGATAACAGTAagatagttttttttatcattatctttaggtatttgataaataaatagagaaggaaagatatatttataagataaaaatcatttttacatcaaaaat
This genomic window contains:
- a CDS encoding Required for meiotic nuclear division 5 homolog B gives rise to the protein MFGVKIEVEQILKSLDDETNSLRNSLNDFKKVSNNLISNLEVLIDDNTRKNEKNGTNKVDSSLKHSLDSFSEIITRAINRQVEDHKDMHQNLSKLGKVIEKQFIDDYNGLINNQEDIYDNEDLLKCVNQLVHEHLLSIGDIDAAELLTKETKLDPDGPDYTELYHVETIANEICQYDIENALNYLLHKHKDEKELIKDFKRLLALQYVEQGRKSDAVKLTKEIAAISESDEINQVKELMTKIMSYPNCKNWEAFKTKEIYQELASRFAKVAVGLPEPLQKVVETGVSLFPTFMNTRELMKARGRNISEANELPIDAADQDEPQHSVFVCPVLKSASDFSNLPVRLNCGHVVAKDALDRMVVTNRANKIKCIYCPKESYKDEAKPLYLC